A window from Deltaproteobacteria bacterium encodes these proteins:
- a CDS encoding dodecin family protein codes for MAESVYKIIELVGSSKVSWEDAAKKAVEIASKSLKELRVAEIVKLDMTIEDGKVALYRAKVNLSFKYLA; via the coding sequence ATGGCTGAAAGCGTGTACAAAATTATCGAACTGGTGGGGTCAAGCAAGGTTTCCTGGGAAGATGCAGCTAAAAAAGCGGTGGAAATTGCGTCAAAGAGTCTAAAAGAATTGCGTGTTGCGGAGATTGTCAAACTCGACATGACCATTGAAGACGGTAAAGTCGCCCTCTACCGTGCCAAGGTTAACCTGTCATTTAAATATCTCGCGTAA